One region of Trichosurus vulpecula isolate mTriVul1 chromosome 1, mTriVul1.pri, whole genome shotgun sequence genomic DNA includes:
- the LOC118854730 gene encoding GTP-binding nuclear protein Ran-like codes for MAAQGELQVQFKLVLVGDGGTGKTTFVKRHLTGEFEKKYVATLGVEVHPLVFHTNRGAIKFNVWDTAGQEKFGGLRDGYYIQAQCAIIMFDVTSRVTYKNVPNWHRDLVRVCENIPIVLCGNKVDIKDRKVKAKSIVFHRKKNLQYYDISAKSNYNFEKPFLWLARKLIGDPNLEFVAMPALAPPEVVMDPALAAQYEQDLQIAQTTALPDEDDDL; via the coding sequence ATGGCCGCCCAAGGAGAACTCCAAGTGCAGTTCAAACTTGTATTAGTTGGAGATGGAGGTACTGGAAAAACAACATTTGTAAAACGTCACTTGACTGGTGAATTTGAGAAGAAGTATGTAGCCACCCTAGGTGTTGAGGTCCATCCTCTCGTGTTCCACACTAACAGAGGTGCTATTAAATTCAACGTATGGGATACAGCTGGCCAAGAGAAATTTGGTGGTCTGAGAGATGGTTATTACATCCAAGCTCAGTGTGCCATTATAATGTTTGATGTAACATCAAGAGTTACTTACAAGAATGTACCTAACTGGCATAGAGATCTGGTACGAGTATGTGAAAATATCCCTATAGTGTTGTGTGGCAACAAAGTGGATATTAAGGACAGAAAAGTCAAGGCAAAATCAATTGTCTTCCATAGGAAGAAGAATCTCCAGTACTATGACATCTCAGCCAAAAGTAACTACAACTTTGAGAAGCCCTTCCTTTGGCTTGCTAGAAAACTTATTGGAGACCCTAATTTGGAGTTTGTTGCCATGCCTGCTCTTGCACCTCCGGAGGTTGTCATGGACCCAGCACTGGCAGCACAGTATGAGCAGGACTTACAGATTGCTCAGACAACTGCGCTCCCTGATGAAGATGATGACCTGTAA